A region from the Sphaerodactylus townsendi isolate TG3544 linkage group LG01, MPM_Stown_v2.3, whole genome shotgun sequence genome encodes:
- the LOC125440307 gene encoding protein S100-A16-like: protein MASELTELEEAIGTLVKNYDKYATRGFFSRKRGISKDSFQKMVSQELHHALMHTEDKQAIDDLRQTYDKNQDGLIRFHEYWTLMGSIAMSHLSTMEEPEKDDS from the exons ATGGCGAGTGAGCTCACAGAGCTGGAGGAGGCCATTGGGACGCTGGTGAAAAACTATGACAAGTACGCCACCAGAGGTTTCTTTTCGCGAAAGCGTGGGATCAGCAAGGACAGCTTTCAGAAGATGGTGAGCCAGGAGCTCCACCACGCCCTGATG CACACTGAGGACAAGCAGGCGATTGACGATCTGAGGCAAACCTATGATAAGAATCAAGACGGGCTGATCCGTTTTCACGAGTACTGGACTTTAATGGGCAGTATTGCCATGTCACACTTGTCCACGATGGAAGAGCCGGAGAAGGACGACTCGTAG